GTAAAAACAGATAACAAAGAAGTATTCCAATACCGCCCGCTAAAAATTCTCCTGGCCGAAGACAATAAAATGAACCAGCTGATTGCAAGCAAAATTTTCAAAAAGGTTGGTTATAGTATAGATATTGCCGAAAATGGCCGGGAAGCAATCCTGATGAGCGACAAGCAGCATTACGATCTCATATTTATGGATGTACAGATGCCTGAAATGGACGGGTTACAGGCTACACGTACCATTATAAAAAAGCAGGGCAAACATGCGCCGCCTATCATTGCCATGACGGCCAATGTTTTAAGCGAGGATGAAAATGAATGTACCATGGCTGGCATGAAAGATTTTGTAAGCAAGCCTTTTACCTTTGAGCGGTTGGAGAATGTGATTCAGAAATGGACTAAAGCTTAATAGATCAAAATAAAAAAATCAGTAAATAGTACCATTCAAACTATGTACAGTACCATTAAAGCGGTGGTATTGTGTGTAGCTTTGAATTATGATACAAAGCATTCCTATTTATGATATTTGTTCCCTGTCCGACGTTCGGCAGGACGATCTGCTGGTAAGCCGGTTTGCGCCGTATCTTGATAGTCATAAAAGTCTGTTTTTTCCGCATAGGCACTCGTTTTATCACCTGGTACTATTTACCCATGGTGCAGGTACGCACAGCATCGATTTTGAACGCTTTGACGTAAAGCCAGGCCAAATATATTTCATGGTTCCGGGGCAGGTGCACTCCTGGCATTTTGAGGGGTTTACAGATGGCTACATCATTAATTTTTCGGAAGCTTTTATCCAGTCGTTTTTATTACAACCGGGATACCTGGATGGTTTTTCGTTTTTTAACGGCAATTTAAACGATGCCGTTGTTAATTTACCCGCCAATAGCTTTGCCACTGTAAAAGAACTGTTTGAGCGCATCATCAATGAAATAAGCAGCCCTGCACCATCTGGCAGCGATATGGTGCGTTTGCTGATGTTACAAATTTTTATCCTTGTAAACAGGCTTAATAATAACCCGGTTACTGCCGGTAAACTAACCTACAACCAAACATTGCTTAAAAATTATCAAAAATTAATTGAACAGCATTACGCCGATATTAAGCTGCCAAAAGATTATGCCGAACTGCTGTACATCACCCCAAACCACCTTAATGCCGTTTGTAAGGACTTATTGGGTTTATCGGCCGGCGAACTGATCCGCAACCGCACTTTGCTGGAGGCTAAGCGCTTGCTTACCAATCCGCAGTTGAGCATAAGCGACATTTCATTCAGGTTGAATTTTAGCGACAACTCCTACTTTACTAAATTTTTCAAAAAAACAGAAGGCGTTACCCCCGAAGAATTTCGCAAACAAATATTAACATCTTAAACTGGATAACATTATGGAAACTACCCAATATAAATTAGCAGCCTGGCCCGCCATAGTACATGCAAAATGCCCCCGTTGCCGCCGTGGCGACTTGTTTGCCAACAGTATGTATGGCTTTAAGGGTCAGGTGATGAACAAAACCTGCACGCACTGCGGCCTTGTTTATGAACGGGAACCCGGGTATTTTTATGTGGCTATGTTTGTGAGCTATGCCCTAAACGTTGCCGAAATGGTTACCCTTGCCGTGGCCATTAGTGTTTTAACCGGCAGCAGTAACCCCTGGCTGTATTGTGCCATTATATTAAGTGTGGCTGTAGTATTATCGCCGTTTAATTTCAGGTATTCAAGGGTGATACTGCTCCACTGGCTTACTCCTGGGTTACATTACCATCCCGAAATGAGCAAGGATAATTTTGTACATCATTAAACCCTGCGTAGCGCTTTCTGTCAAAATTACAACAGTCCACATTTACCGCGACTTTAATTTTTTGAGTTATGAAAGCAAGAATAGAAACCATAAAAACCGACATGTACAAAGTATTTATAACTGGCAATGCCGATAATGTGCAATTAGCCAAAGCCTACTTTTTACTCGCCATTCCCGTGTTAAGCATATTTTTTACATTTGGGCATTTTAAATACTAAGAGCTGCCGGGCAACTTGCAAAAACAAGACAGCCGGTACATTGCTATACCGGCTGCTTGCAACTGTTTCCCTAACTAAATTAAACTAAAAAATTAACTGAATCGAACTATTTGAATTTTTGGGGCAGGCTAAATTGATTGAATACTACTTGAAAATTGTCCAGGTATGAGTACTTTTTATAGACCTGTTTTTGTTTGCCATTAACCGCGTAAAAAAGATATGACTGTGTGTTATCCTTTAAGCCTGTAAGCACAAACAGGCCGGTTTGGTCGGCAGCTATTGTTGAATCATGCACAGGGCTGTCATCGTCGGGCTCCGGCGATGTAAATTCATCTGTTTGCGATTGAACCTGAGGATCGGATGCAAAAACACTGGCACATGCCAATAGTACGAGTGATGCTATCACGAAGAATAAAAAATGGTAAAAAAGTTTCATAGCGATAGGCAGATTAAATTCGGGACTTAGGTATTAAATAAATGTTACATCAAAGATACGGCTTGACATTTAAAAAACACACGGTGTTTTCACTGAAAATGCATACGTAGTTTTACGCAATTTTCAAGATAAATGGAATTTATCAATATTTTTTATAGCTAAACCCAGCAAATTTTGTATTCTTTGTAACATACCTATTACAATCATTAGTCATTAGTCATTAGTCATTAGTCATTAGTCATTAGTCATTAGTCATTAGTCATTAGTCATTAGTCATTATGGAAAGCTGCTTTGACGAAGATTGTTTTAACTATTTAACATAATCCAACTCACAACTCACAACTCACTACTCACAACTCACTACTCACTACTCACAACTCACAACTCACTACACACAACTCACTACTCACTACTCACTACTCACAACTCACTACTCACAACTCACAACTCACTATCTATATCCCGCCGCCTGCAAATCAAACAGTTCGGCATAGCGGCCGCCTTTCAGGAGCAGTTCTTCGTGGCTGCCAATTTCAGCAAGCTCGCCTTTTTCGAGTACCAATATTCTGTCGGCCATACGCACGGTGCTAAACCTGTGCGAGATCAGTACTGCCGACCGGCCTTTGGTGAGTTCGGCAAAGCGTTCAAAAACATTGAATTCGGCGCGGGCGTCGAGGGCCGAGGTTGGCTCGTCTAATATTAGTAACTGGGCATCGCGCATATAAGCGCGGGCAAGGGCAACCTTTTGCCATTCGCCGCCAGACAGCTCAACACCGTCGGCAAAGCGTTTACCCAGTTGCTGGTCATAAGCGCCGGGTAGTTTGGCAGCCAGTACATCGGCCAGGCTTTGGCGGGCCGAGTGTTCTATCAGCGGCCGGTTATCCTGTTCGCTTATTTTACCCACGGCAATGTTTTGTGCAAAACTCATTTGGTATCGCAAATAATCCTGGAAGATAATGCCTACGTTAAGCCGCAAATCGGCCAGGTCATATTCGCGCAGGTCGATGCCATCTAATAAAATGCGGCCCTCAGTAGGGTCATATAACCGGGCTAATAATTTAACCAGGGTGGTTTTGCCGGCCCCGTTCTCCCCTACCAGCGCCAGCTTTTCGCCGGGATAAAGGGTAAAACTAAGGTGCCTGTTGGCCCATTTATCGGAGTTGAGGTACCTGAACCCAACATCCTCAAAAGTAAAGCCCCGCCGAATAGTTTCAGGGAATGGCAGGCCACTTACCGAAAGTTTAATTTTAGGCTCGATCTCAAAAAATTCAAAAAAATCGCGCAGGTAAATAGCCCCCTGCGATACGGCTGTAAAGCGGGTGAGTATTCCCTCGAGCAAAGCCCGCAACTGCCTGAAGGAACCTGCCAGGAAAGCCAGTTCGCCAATGGTTACACTGCCTTGTACCGCGCGGATAATAATCACCACATAAGCGCCGTAATAGCCAAGGCTGCCCAGCATGGCAAAAAACGTACCCCATAAGGACCGGTTGATGGCCAGCCGCTTATTATCAGTATAAAATTTATTCGAAAGCTGTTTAAAGCGGTCGATGATAAACCCCGAAAGATCGAATATTTTTACCTCCTTGGCCGTTTCGTCGCTGGCGCCCAGGTAGCGGATATAATCCAGTTCACGCCTTTCGGGCGTTTGGCCGCGGGTAAGGGCATAGCTCCGGTCGTTAAAGTACGATTCGCCTAAAAAAGCGGGGATAATGGCTATAAGGAGCAATATTATAAGCCATGGGTTAAAGGCCATCAACCCTACCGCCAAAAAGCCCATGGTTATTAAATCCTGCACCTGGCTCATTACCTGCGATAGTAATATGGTGCGCCCAACGGTTTGCTGCCGTGCGCGTTCCAGCTTATCGTAAAACACCGAATCTTCAAACTGATCAAGATCCAGCGTGGCGGCGTGCGCCATGATTTTTACGGATGTGTGGTTGCTAAATAAATCGCCAAGCAGGCTATCCATCAGGGTAATTGCGCGACTTAACGCATCGGTTAATATCGCCAAAGCAAACTCAAGCCCTACCAGCTCCCAAAGCTGGGCCATATCTTTTACCTGGCTGTGGCTTATGGTAACCACCTTATCAATAATAAGCTTGCCCACGTACAGCAGACCAAGCGGCATGGCCGAGCGGGCAATACGCAACAGGGCGTTAACTACAGTCATCCAGCGGTTGGTTTGCCATACCAACCTAAAAAAGGCAGGCAGGTTGCGCAACGCGTCGAAACGTTCTTTTAAGGTTATTTTGTTGTCGATGGTATTTTTGGGCGGGCGGTTGGTATTCAATATAAAATGTTCCTTTGTTTAATGTATTTAAACAAATTTACTCAATTGGTAAGGCATTAGTGTACAGATGGGATATTTGTGAGGGGTGGATGACAATAGTACACTTCATAGAGCAATCCGCTTTATCAATTTATAGGTTGATAAAGCCCGTTTAATTTTCATTTGTGTTTGCAGGCACTCCATTACTGTAAACAAAATAAAAATGGCTAAAGTCGTACTGAGGATTATCAGCCCGGCATAATGCGGGTCGTTTTTATCGGTCGACATCGTATTAGCAGCAATACCGCCAATAATTAATACCAAAACACCAAATGAACGGTTACTTATACTAGGCCGGCAAACGCAGTTACCTCTTTTAATCGCCATGTAAAAAATCAGCTTGGGCACAAACCTGTCAAACCGCGACATTAAACGGGTATAATTGATGCCGCTTTTATCTATTTGCCTCGCAAAAAATTGGTTGCCAATTTTGGGTTGAAACTCGGCCAAACTTACCCGTTCTTCAGAAAACTCATTTAAAGCTGCTTCCAGTATGGCAGTGTCTTCCGGGTTAAAACTAATTTTTTTAAAATAGACCATCTTTTTATAATCTAAATATAAAATAAATCAACGCCATCTGCCGCGCAGAAAAATAATCTGCTACTTTTGCCGCCAATATGGATAATTCATTAAAAAACACATTCGACAGCATAATTTTTGATTTGGACGGAACTCTTTGGGATAGCACTGCAAACGTGGCGCTGGCCTGGCAACACGCGCTTAACCAGGTTGATTATTTGAACGAAGATATGACCGTTGAACGCGTAAGATCAATTACCGGTATGACCTATGATGCTATATTTGATAAGCTATTCCCTGCCCTGAGTGATGAACAGCGCAAAGAAGTACAAGCCCTATGCGCTGTGAGCGAACTGGAAATATTGCATAAAAAAGGCGGTGAACTTTACCCGGAGCTGGAAGAAACCCTGAAATACCTGGGCGCAAAATACAAACTATACATTGTGAGCAATTGCCAAAATGGGTATATTGAGGTATTCCTGGATTTAAATAATATGCACCCTTACTTTTTGGCGCACCAATGCTTTGGCACCAAGGGTAACCCCAAGGCAGATAATATTAAGGATATTGTGAACGATCATGGCCTGCAGGCCCCTGTTTACGTAGGCGATACCATGGGCGATTATACATCGGCAACAAAGGCAGGTGTACCATTCATTTTTGCAAGCTATGGCTTTGGGGTTGTACCCGATGGTATGGTGGCTACGGTGGATAACTTTGCTGAACTGACGGAACTTTTATAGCTACAACCGGCTCCTGTTTTTTACCCAATTACTGGTTTCAGCAGTAACGTGGGCCGTCACAGTAGCTTTCCGGTTGCCAAGCAATTGCTCCATCAATATCGCGGCAATCCTGGCTTCATCTTCATTCCCGGTTTGCAATACATCAGCGTTGAAGTACTTTTTTACAAAATGGGTATCAAAATTACCCGATATAAAAGCCTCGTGCTGCATTACAAATTTGCCAAAGCCCAAAGTGGTTGTAATACCGGTTATCTGGTATTCGTCAATTGCCCTTATCATGCGTTCTATGGCCTCGGTACGGTCTTTACCATAGGTAATCAGCTTGGCTATCATCGGGTCGTAATAAATGGGAATTTCCATGCCTTGCTCAAAACCATCATCAACCCTTACCCCCGCCCCTTTTGGCGTAATATAAGTTTGCAGGGTGCCAATATCCGGCAGGAAATTATTGGCCGGGTCTTCGGCATAAACTCTTAATTCCAACGCGTGGCCGCGTATCTGCAAATCGTCCTGTTTAAAACTGATAGGCAAGCCACGGGCTATATTAATTTGTTCCTTTACCAGGTCAATCCCGGTAATTAGTTCTGTAACCGGGTGCTCAACCTGGAGCCGGGTATTCATCTCCAGGAAATAAAAGTTGAGTGCATCATCCATAATAAACTCCACCGTGCCGGCCCCCGTGTAGTTTACAGACCTGGCCGCATCAACCGCGCATTTGCCCATTTGCGCCCTTATGGCCGGGGTAAGCACTTTTGAAGGTGCTTCTTCAATCACCTTTTGATGGCGGCGCTGTACCGAGCAATCGCGCTCAAACAGGTGCACAATATTACCGTGCGTATCGCCCAGAACCTGGATCTCGATATGCCTTGGCGACGAAACATACCGTTCAATAAATACCGATCCATCGCCAAAGGCCGAAGTTGCCTCGGATACGGCTAACTGCATTTGCTCTTCAAAATCACCGGGACCGTCAACTATACGCATGCCTTTACCGCCACCGCCTGCAGCTGCTTTTATTAGTATAGGAAAGCCAACTTCAACTGCACGTTTTTTTGCCTCGACTACATCGGTTATAGCTTCTTCGGTACCGGGCACCATGGGGATATTGTACTTAAGCGCTGCCGCTTTGGCCGATAGCTTATTGCCCATAATCTCCATGGCCTCGGGCGATGGCCCTATCAAGATAAGACCTGCCTCGCGCACCAGTTTTGCAAAAGCAGCATTCTCGCTCAAAAAACCGTAACCTGGGTGAATAGCTTCGGCACCAGTTTTTATGCAGGCGGCTATAATTTTTTCGCCAACAAGATAAGATTGATTGGATGGTGCAGCGCCAATATGCACAGCTTCATCAGCATAGCGCACATGTA
The genomic region above belongs to Mucilaginibacter sp. KACC 22773 and contains:
- a CDS encoding HAD family hydrolase; this encodes MDNSLKNTFDSIIFDLDGTLWDSTANVALAWQHALNQVDYLNEDMTVERVRSITGMTYDAIFDKLFPALSDEQRKEVQALCAVSELEILHKKGGELYPELEETLKYLGAKYKLYIVSNCQNGYIEVFLDLNNMHPYFLAHQCFGTKGNPKADNIKDIVNDHGLQAPVYVGDTMGDYTSATKAGVPFIFASYGFGVVPDGMVATVDNFAELTELL
- a CDS encoding ABC transporter ATP-binding protein, which codes for MNTNRPPKNTIDNKITLKERFDALRNLPAFFRLVWQTNRWMTVVNALLRIARSAMPLGLLYVGKLIIDKVVTISHSQVKDMAQLWELVGLEFALAILTDALSRAITLMDSLLGDLFSNHTSVKIMAHAATLDLDQFEDSVFYDKLERARQQTVGRTILLSQVMSQVQDLITMGFLAVGLMAFNPWLIILLLIAIIPAFLGESYFNDRSYALTRGQTPERRELDYIRYLGASDETAKEVKIFDLSGFIIDRFKQLSNKFYTDNKRLAINRSLWGTFFAMLGSLGYYGAYVVIIIRAVQGSVTIGELAFLAGSFRQLRALLEGILTRFTAVSQGAIYLRDFFEFFEIEPKIKLSVSGLPFPETIRRGFTFEDVGFRYLNSDKWANRHLSFTLYPGEKLALVGENGAGKTTLVKLLARLYDPTEGRILLDGIDLREYDLADLRLNVGIIFQDYLRYQMSFAQNIAVGKISEQDNRPLIEHSARQSLADVLAAKLPGAYDQQLGKRFADGVELSGGEWQKVALARAYMRDAQLLILDEPTSALDARAEFNVFERFAELTKGRSAVLISHRFSTVRMADRILVLEKGELAEIGSHEELLLKGGRYAELFDLQAAGYR
- the accC gene encoding acetyl-CoA carboxylase biotin carboxylase subunit — its product is MQKILVANRGEIALRVMRSAREMGIKTVAVYSDADRDALHVRYADEAVHIGAAPSNQSYLVGEKIIAACIKTGAEAIHPGYGFLSENAAFAKLVREAGLILIGPSPEAMEIMGNKLSAKAAALKYNIPMVPGTEEAITDVVEAKKRAVEVGFPILIKAAAGGGGKGMRIVDGPGDFEEQMQLAVSEATSAFGDGSVFIERYVSSPRHIEIQVLGDTHGNIVHLFERDCSVQRRHQKVIEEAPSKVLTPAIRAQMGKCAVDAARSVNYTGAGTVEFIMDDALNFYFLEMNTRLQVEHPVTELITGIDLVKEQINIARGLPISFKQDDLQIRGHALELRVYAEDPANNFLPDIGTLQTYITPKGAGVRVDDGFEQGMEIPIYYDPMIAKLITYGKDRTEAIERMIRAIDEYQITGITTTLGFGKFVMQHEAFISGNFDTHFVKKYFNADVLQTGNEDEARIAAILMEQLLGNRKATVTAHVTAETSNWVKNRSRL
- a CDS encoding AraC family transcriptional regulator, which gives rise to MIQSIPIYDICSLSDVRQDDLLVSRFAPYLDSHKSLFFPHRHSFYHLVLFTHGAGTHSIDFERFDVKPGQIYFMVPGQVHSWHFEGFTDGYIINFSEAFIQSFLLQPGYLDGFSFFNGNLNDAVVNLPANSFATVKELFERIINEISSPAPSGSDMVRLLMLQIFILVNRLNNNPVTAGKLTYNQTLLKNYQKLIEQHYADIKLPKDYAELLYITPNHLNAVCKDLLGLSAGELIRNRTLLEAKRLLTNPQLSISDISFRLNFSDNSYFTKFFKKTEGVTPEEFRKQILTS
- a CDS encoding DUF983 domain-containing protein, encoding METTQYKLAAWPAIVHAKCPRCRRGDLFANSMYGFKGQVMNKTCTHCGLVYEREPGYFYVAMFVSYALNVAEMVTLAVAISVLTGSSNPWLYCAIILSVAVVLSPFNFRYSRVILLHWLTPGLHYHPEMSKDNFVHH